A genomic window from Camelina sativa cultivar DH55 chromosome 2, Cs, whole genome shotgun sequence includes:
- the LOC109126778 gene encoding uncharacterized protein LOC109126778 yields MQQPPGFKDSNYPSHVWKLNKAVYGLKQAPRAWFDKFSSFLLKFGFECSFKDPSLFVYLKNNDIIILLLYVDDMALTGNNPQLINALLQSMNDEFRMKYLGRLSYFLGLQAHYNTDGMFLNQHKYAEELLLAARMTDCAPASTPLPLELQKVKGQDDLFDQPTHFCSLAGKLQYLTLTRPDIQFALNLVCQRMHAPIVADFTLLKRIIRYIKGTIDYGVSFSKNVDFTLRAYSDSDYAGC; encoded by the coding sequence ATGCAACAACCTCCTGGTTTTAAAGACAGTAACTATCCATCGCATGTTTGGAAGTTGAATAAAGCTGTCTATGGGCTGAAGCAGGCTCCAAGAGCATGGTTTGACAAATTCAGCTCCTTTCTTTTGAAGTTTGGCTTCGAGTGCAGCTTCAAGGATCCATCTCTGTTTGTTTACCTCAAGAACAATGACATCATCATCCTATTactctatgttgatgatatggctCTTACTGGAAACAATCCACAGCTGATTAATGCGTTACTACAATCGATGAATGATGAGTTCCGTATGAAATACCTTGGAAGATTAAGCTACTTTCTTGGTCTACAGGCACACTATAACACCGATGGGATGTTTCTAAATCAACATAAATATGCAGAGGAACTGCTTTTGGCAGCACGCATGACAGACTGTGCTCCTGCTTCCACACCGTTACCTCTCGAGCTTCAAAAGGTCAAAGGACAGGATGACCTCTTTGATCAACCTACTCATTTTTGCAGTCTGGCTGGTAAGCTCCAGTACCTTACTCTTACACGACCGGATATTCAATTTGCATTAAATCTTGTCTGTCAACGTATGCACGCACCTATTGTTGCTGACTTCACTCTGCTCAAGCGTATAATCCGATATATCAAAGGCACTATTGACTATGGtgtctccttctccaagaatGTAGATTTCACATTAAGAGCTTACAGTGATAGTGACTATGCGGGTTGTTAA